A genomic region of Sphingobium sp. HWE2-09 contains the following coding sequences:
- the yaaA gene encoding peroxide stress protein YaaA yields the protein MIALLSPAKTLDFERALPPLAATTPHFAAEASSLARSAANLSQKRLAELMHISPRLAKLNADRFRDFADLPERQALFAFAGDVYTGFEADTLDEAGIEFAQDHVRMLSGLYGLLRPLDTIRPYRLEMGTRWAPRHKKLTDWWSDRIAALLRSQLEEEGSGVILNLASQEYYAAVEGRLAGVRIIDVEFREPGPDGPRFVSFNAKRARGMMARWLCEHHITDADAMRGFDSDGYRFDADESDADRWRFTRS from the coding sequence ATGATCGCTCTCCTGTCCCCCGCCAAGACGCTCGATTTCGAACGCGCCCTGCCGCCCCTTGCCGCGACGACGCCGCATTTCGCGGCGGAGGCCAGCAGCCTCGCTAGGTCGGCGGCGAACCTGTCGCAAAAGCGGCTGGCGGAGTTGATGCATATCTCGCCGCGTCTGGCGAAGCTGAATGCCGACCGTTTTCGCGACTTTGCCGACCTGCCGGAGCGGCAGGCGCTGTTCGCCTTTGCCGGTGACGTCTATACCGGCTTTGAAGCCGATACGCTGGACGAAGCGGGCATTGAATTTGCGCAGGATCATGTGCGAATGCTGTCCGGGCTTTACGGCTTGCTGCGCCCGCTCGACACGATACGGCCCTATCGGCTGGAAATGGGAACGCGCTGGGCGCCGCGGCACAAGAAGCTGACCGACTGGTGGAGCGACCGGATCGCGGCGCTGCTGCGGTCGCAATTGGAAGAGGAAGGGTCAGGCGTGATCCTTAACCTGGCGAGCCAGGAATATTATGCGGCGGTCGAAGGACGGTTGGCGGGCGTGCGCATCATCGATGTCGAGTTTCGCGAACCCGGTCCCGATGGTCCGCGCTTCGTCAGCTTCAACGCCAAGCGCGCCCGCGGCATGATGGCCCGCTGGCTGTGCGAGCATCATATCACGGATGCGGACGCGATGCGCGGCTTCGACAGCGACGGCTATCGGTTCGATGCCGACGAAAGCGACGCCGATCGCTGGCGTTTCACCCGCTCATGA
- a CDS encoding SDR family NAD(P)-dependent oxidoreductase — MSGKGTSAVVIGASGGIGGAFEAALIEEGAFDVVHGFARSRTGAQHIDLLDEGSIAAAAAQVANGPPPTLVIVATGLLHAPGHGPEKALPDLDPDWLAQVYAVNAIGPVLIAKHFLPIMPKATRTVFAALSARVGSIGDNRLGGWHGYRASKAALNMLVRNLAIEERRRNDRAIVVTLHPGTVDTALSRPFQGNVPAGRLFDTERAALQLLDVIEALKVPDSGKHFDFEGQEVPF; from the coding sequence ATGAGCGGCAAGGGGACATCCGCCGTCGTCATCGGCGCGTCGGGCGGGATCGGCGGGGCGTTCGAAGCCGCGCTGATCGAGGAAGGCGCGTTCGATGTCGTGCATGGCTTCGCCCGGTCGCGCACCGGGGCGCAGCATATCGACTTGCTGGACGAGGGCAGCATCGCTGCCGCTGCCGCGCAGGTCGCCAATGGGCCGCCGCCGACGCTGGTGATCGTCGCGACCGGGCTGCTCCACGCGCCAGGCCATGGTCCCGAAAAGGCGCTGCCCGATCTGGACCCGGACTGGCTGGCGCAGGTCTATGCCGTCAATGCGATCGGCCCCGTCCTCATTGCCAAGCATTTCCTGCCGATCATGCCCAAAGCGACCCGAACGGTGTTCGCCGCGCTGTCAGCGCGGGTCGGGTCGATTGGCGACAACCGGCTGGGTGGATGGCATGGCTATCGCGCATCGAAGGCAGCACTGAACATGCTGGTGCGCAACCTCGCGATCGAGGAGCGCCGTCGCAACGACCGCGCGATCGTCGTCACCTTGCATCCCGGCACGGTCGACACCGCGCTGTCGCGCCCGTTCCAGGGCAATGTCCCGGCCGGCCGCCTGTTCGATACGGAACGCGCCGCGTTGCAATTGCTGGACGTGATCGAGGCCTTGAAGGTGCCCGACAGCGGCAAGCATTTCGATTTCGAAGGGCAGGAAGTGCCCTTCTAA
- a CDS encoding MarR family transcriptional regulator: MASRDRSRQDSSAPDLSGSSLLALARQTQQARANCSQHFPKHVFRDSAWDIMLELFIVAEEGGSLCVKDTMAISGESATGTLRRIESLEAAQLVVRRYDPRDHRRMLVELSKRGREAMISFLHHLFEIGEAASQAPIKPVSFVPLAPRRPNGGLADPK, encoded by the coding sequence ATGGCTTCGCGCGACCGCAGCAGACAGGACTCATCGGCCCCGGACCTATCCGGATCGTCGCTGCTGGCCTTGGCGCGGCAGACGCAGCAGGCGCGCGCCAATTGCTCGCAGCATTTCCCCAAACATGTGTTTCGCGATTCCGCCTGGGACATCATGCTGGAACTGTTCATCGTGGCGGAGGAGGGCGGATCGCTCTGCGTCAAGGATACCATGGCAATTTCCGGCGAGAGCGCGACCGGGACGCTCCGTCGGATCGAAAGCCTGGAGGCGGCGCAGCTGGTCGTCCGGCGCTACGATCCGCGCGATCATCGGCGTATGCTGGTGGAACTGAGCAAAAGGGGCCGGGAGGCGATGATATCCTTCCTCCACCATCTGTTCGAAATCGGCGAGGCGGCATCGCAAGCGCCGATCAAGCCGGTGTCCTTCGTCCCCCTCGCACCGCGTCGGCCCAACGGCGGATTGGCCGATCCTAAATAA